One window from the genome of bacterium encodes:
- a CDS encoding four helix bundle suffix domain-containing protein yields MTERFIPPHGGYQKLLSYQKAQIVYDATIHFCTRFLNKRDRTYDQMVQAARSGKQNILEGSQASGTSKETEIKLTNVARASLEELLEDYRDFLRGRGLEEWSLDHPYTKRLRELNRQPDANYDTFRKGVEHHDPAIAANVIIGLIKVTTYLLDRQLRQLEKTFVEEGGLRERMTRARLNQRARTKGAKGWLNLSETKEF; encoded by the coding sequence ATGACAGAACGGTTCATTCCCCCGCATGGCGGCTACCAAAAACTGCTTTCCTACCAGAAAGCCCAAATCGTCTACGATGCCACGATACACTTCTGCACCCGGTTCCTCAATAAACGCGACCGCACGTATGACCAGATGGTTCAGGCGGCGCGCTCTGGGAAACAAAACATCCTTGAGGGTAGCCAGGCGTCCGGAACCTCCAAGGAAACGGAAATCAAACTCACCAACGTGGCGCGCGCCAGCCTGGAAGAGCTGTTAGAGGACTACCGCGACTTCTTGCGCGGGCGCGGGCTTGAGGAATGGAGCCTCGACCATCCTTACACGAAACGGCTGCGCGAACTGAACCGGCAGCCTGACGCCAACTACGATACCTTTCGCAAAGGCGTTGAGCATCATGATCCGGCTATTGCCGCCAATGTGATTATCGGCCTGATCAAGGTGACCACCTACCTGCTTGATCGCCAACTCAGGCAACTTGAGAAGACATTTGTCGAGGAAGGCGGCCTGCGCGAGCGCATGACCCGCGCCCGACTGAATCAGCGCGCCAGAACAAAGGGGGCAAAAGGATGGTTAAATTTATCCGAGACCAAAGAATTCTAA